One part of the Thermococcus litoralis DSM 5473 genome encodes these proteins:
- a CDS encoding GMP synthase subunit A, protein MIVIMDNHGQYVHRIWRTLRYLGVEAKIIPNTTPLEEIKAMNPKGIIFSGGPDLERTGNCEAILENYEDFNVPILGICLGHQLIAKHFGGKVGRGEKAEYSLVEVEIIKENDIFKGLPKRLKVWESHMDEVKELPKEFELLAKSEFCPVEAMKHKELPIYGVQFHPEVAHTEMGSEIYRNFARLCREL, encoded by the coding sequence ATGATCGTCATAATGGACAACCACGGGCAGTACGTGCACAGGATTTGGAGAACCCTACGCTACCTCGGCGTTGAGGCGAAAATAATCCCAAACACAACACCGCTTGAAGAGATAAAGGCGATGAACCCCAAAGGAATCATCTTCTCAGGTGGGCCGGATTTGGAAAGAACTGGAAATTGTGAAGCTATCTTAGAGAACTACGAAGACTTCAACGTGCCTATACTTGGGATATGTTTGGGACATCAGCTCATAGCAAAGCACTTTGGCGGCAAAGTTGGTAGGGGAGAAAAAGCAGAATACAGCCTTGTTGAGGTCGAGATAATCAAGGAAAACGATATCTTCAAGGGGCTCCCAAAGAGGCTTAAAGTCTGGGAGAGCCACATGGATGAGGTTAAAGAACTCCCAAAAGAGTTTGAACTCCTAGCTAAGAGCGAGTTCTGCCCTGTTGAAGCAATGAAGCACAAAGAACTTCCAATTTATGGGGTTCAGTTCCATCCGGAGGTTGCACACACAGAGATGGGAAGCGAGATTTACAGAAACTTTGCCAGGCTCTGTAGGGAGCTTTGA
- the guaB gene encoding IMP dehydrogenase — protein sequence MGKFEQKLVNAIKGYTFDDVLLIPQATEVEPKDVDVSTQITSKIKLNIPILSAAMDTVTEWEMAIAMAREGGLGVIHRNMSIEEQVEMVKRVKREETIEEVITISPEESIDYALFLMEREGIDGLPVIENGEIVGIVTKTDITTREGQRVRDVMTKEVITARETASIEEIMGLMIENNIDRVPIVNEEGKLVGIITVGDLLARKKHKNAVRDKDGRLIVAAAVSPFDIKRALALDKAEADIIVVDTAHAHNLKAIKAMKEMRSKIDAEMIVGNIANPKAVDDLTFADAVKVGIGPGSICTTRIVAGVGVPQITAISMVADRAEEYGIRVIADGGIRYSGDIVKAIAAGADAVMLGNLLAGTKEAPGREVTINGRKYKQYRGMGSLGAMMKGGAERYYQKGHMKTRKFVPEGIEGVVPYKGRVSEVLYQLVGGLKAGMGYVGARNIEELKEKGQFVIITQAGVRESHPHDVAITNEAPNYPLER from the coding sequence ATGGGAAAATTTGAACAAAAGCTTGTTAATGCAATAAAGGGATACACCTTTGATGATGTGCTTTTAATTCCGCAGGCAACTGAAGTCGAGCCAAAGGATGTCGACGTTTCTACCCAAATAACTTCAAAGATAAAGCTCAACATTCCGATTCTTAGTGCCGCAATGGACACAGTTACGGAATGGGAAATGGCAATAGCCATGGCAAGGGAAGGTGGGCTGGGAGTTATCCATCGGAACATGAGCATAGAAGAGCAGGTGGAAATGGTAAAAAGAGTGAAAAGGGAAGAAACCATAGAAGAGGTTATCACGATTTCTCCAGAGGAAAGCATAGACTATGCACTCTTTTTAATGGAAAGAGAAGGCATAGACGGATTACCAGTTATCGAAAATGGAGAAATAGTCGGGATAGTAACAAAAACCGACATAACGACCAGAGAAGGACAAAGGGTCAGAGATGTGATGACGAAGGAAGTCATAACGGCAAGAGAAACTGCCAGCATAGAGGAGATAATGGGCCTAATGATAGAGAACAATATAGATAGGGTACCAATAGTAAATGAAGAGGGCAAACTGGTTGGAATTATAACCGTTGGCGACCTCTTAGCTAGGAAAAAGCACAAAAACGCAGTTAGGGACAAAGACGGCAGGTTAATAGTTGCCGCTGCAGTGTCTCCTTTTGACATAAAGAGGGCACTTGCCCTAGATAAGGCGGAAGCAGATATTATTGTTGTCGATACCGCTCATGCACACAACCTCAAAGCAATAAAGGCAATGAAAGAAATGAGAAGCAAAATCGACGCAGAGATGATAGTTGGAAACATAGCAAACCCAAAGGCTGTTGACGACTTAACTTTTGCAGACGCAGTTAAAGTGGGAATTGGACCGGGAAGCATCTGCACGACAAGAATTGTAGCGGGAGTTGGAGTTCCGCAGATAACGGCAATCTCCATGGTGGCAGATAGGGCTGAGGAATACGGTATTAGAGTAATAGCAGACGGTGGTATAAGGTATTCCGGGGACATCGTCAAGGCTATAGCGGCAGGAGCAGATGCGGTTATGCTGGGGAACCTTCTAGCGGGAACTAAAGAGGCTCCCGGAAGGGAAGTCACAATAAACGGAAGGAAATACAAGCAATATAGAGGAATGGGAAGCTTGGGGGCAATGATGAAAGGAGGAGCGGAGAGGTACTACCAGAAAGGACACATGAAAACGAGGAAATTCGTCCCAGAGGGGATTGAGGGGGTTGTCCCCTACAAAGGTAGAGTAAGTGAAGTGCTTTACCAGCTTGTGGGTGGGTTAAAGGCTGGAATGGGATACGTTGGAGCAAGAAACATTGAAGAACTTAAGGAAAAGGGGCAGTTCGTGATAATAACCCAGGCAGGAGTTAGAGAAAGCCATCCCCATGATGTAGCAATAACAAACGAGGCGCCAAATTATCCTCTCGAAAGGTGA
- a CDS encoding DUF2101 family protein produces MSFLLVLFGSELYLALLFALYFAYLRYIILKNREFFIEVEPYRFFYYGLTVIGFLSFLGYLLVRKLAKNVYYFYAYLVIIFIAVLGFRYLYKSKFTRDWTYGVVEEVKGELVRIDVHDDIRANVKPGKYWVESAEDVEVGDIVKVLVEERIFRSSIPKRILEVHKAKPPSSETSTEPKAESESSSSK; encoded by the coding sequence TTGTCCTTCCTCCTAGTCCTCTTTGGAAGTGAGCTTTACCTTGCTCTGCTTTTTGCCCTTTATTTCGCTTATCTGAGATACATCATCTTAAAAAATCGAGAATTCTTTATTGAGGTCGAGCCTTACAGGTTCTTTTATTACGGACTAACGGTAATCGGCTTTTTGTCCTTTCTTGGATATCTCTTGGTGAGAAAGCTCGCAAAGAACGTCTACTATTTTTATGCCTACCTGGTGATTATCTTTATAGCTGTGCTGGGGTTTAGATACCTCTATAAATCAAAGTTCACCAGAGACTGGACTTATGGGGTTGTGGAAGAAGTCAAAGGCGAACTTGTAAGGATAGATGTCCACGATGACATAAGGGCCAACGTTAAGCCCGGTAAGTACTGGGTCGAAAGCGCGGAAGATGTTGAAGTGGGCGATATAGTGAAAGTCCTCGTGGAGGAGAGGATATTCAGGAGCTCTATCCCAAAAAGGATCCTAGAGGTTCATAAAGCAAAGCCCCCATCATCGGAAACATCAACGGAGCCAAAGGCCGAGAGTGAGAGCAGTAGCAGTAAATAA
- a CDS encoding tubulin/FtsZ family protein has translation MRALIIGVGQCGTKIADLFALVDFEALAINTSKSDLEYLKHIPEERRILVGESLTGGKGVNANPVLGREAIKRDLPLVMKKISSMVGYSDVDIFFLTFGFGGGTGAGGAPVLAEALKEEYPDSLVVAIGALPLKEEGIRPTINAAITIDKLSKVVDSIIAIDNNKLKESAEDISKAYEKINYTIVERIASLLALIDVPGEQTLDASDLKFVLNAFGSFATVGYAKAEANKVKNLSRLILKSFENEGLYLEANIESALYGLVAIHGPPELLKAKDIFEALEYLTRKIKGKQIFRGFYPDPREKEIEVVTLLSGIYESKSIEDIVVTAKKYAHAFMKAKEEAETKKKELLTGLPDFDDIYPGEVDERLG, from the coding sequence GTGAGGGCTTTAATCATTGGAGTTGGTCAGTGCGGAACGAAGATAGCTGACCTATTCGCTTTAGTTGATTTTGAGGCACTAGCCATAAACACTTCCAAGAGCGATCTAGAGTATTTAAAGCACATTCCAGAGGAGAGGAGAATACTCGTTGGGGAAAGCTTAACTGGTGGAAAAGGGGTAAACGCCAATCCAGTACTGGGAAGGGAGGCTATTAAGAGGGATCTGCCATTGGTAATGAAAAAAATAAGCTCCATGGTCGGCTACAGCGACGTTGATATCTTCTTTCTAACATTTGGCTTCGGAGGAGGGACTGGAGCAGGTGGGGCTCCAGTCTTGGCAGAGGCACTAAAGGAAGAATACCCTGATTCTCTTGTAGTTGCCATAGGTGCTCTGCCCCTGAAGGAAGAGGGCATAAGGCCCACAATAAACGCGGCAATAACCATAGACAAGCTCTCTAAGGTAGTTGACTCGATAATAGCGATAGACAACAACAAGCTGAAGGAAAGTGCAGAGGATATATCCAAAGCTTATGAAAAGATAAACTACACGATAGTTGAGAGAATAGCCTCCCTTTTGGCTTTAATAGATGTTCCAGGTGAGCAGACGCTTGACGCAAGTGACTTAAAGTTCGTTCTCAACGCCTTTGGAAGCTTTGCCACAGTGGGCTATGCGAAAGCTGAGGCTAATAAAGTTAAAAACCTCTCTCGCCTAATCTTAAAGTCCTTTGAAAATGAAGGGCTCTACCTTGAGGCTAACATAGAGTCAGCCCTTTATGGATTGGTTGCCATCCATGGCCCACCAGAGCTCCTAAAGGCAAAGGACATCTTTGAAGCCCTTGAATATCTAACAAGAAAAATAAAGGGCAAGCAGATTTTCCGCGGCTTTTATCCAGATCCAAGGGAGAAGGAGATAGAAGTTGTGACACTTTTGAGCGGTATATACGAGAGCAAGAGCATAGAGGATATAGTGGTTACTGCCAAAAAATACGCCCATGCATTTATGAAGGCAAAGGAAGAAGCCGAAACAAAGAAAAAAGAACTTTTAACTGGATTGCCGGACTTTGACGACATCTATCCAGGTGAGGTTGATGAAAGACTCGGTTGA
- a CDS encoding DUF2101 family protein, translating to MSLDEILYKLGEAAESFAVKSAKWTKRILDEIIKPTPSKTPPKFKLLRKLIKRELTAHELLSLSIQLSFIVLSHIVLPPSPLWK from the coding sequence ATGAGCCTTGATGAAATCCTCTACAAATTGGGTGAAGCAGCCGAATCCTTCGCCGTGAAATCAGCAAAGTGGACAAAAAGAATCCTAGATGAGATAATCAAACCCACTCCATCAAAAACTCCACCCAAGTTCAAACTCCTCAGGAAGCTAATAAAGAGGGAACTCACAGCCCATGAGCTCTTAAGCTTGAGCATTCAGCTTTCCTTTATCGTATTATCTCATATTGTCCTTCCTCCTAGTCCTCTTTGGAAGTGA
- a CDS encoding formate--phosphoribosylaminoimidazolecarboxamide ligase, whose translation MEFRIGTYASHSALQILHGAKQEGFKTIAFGKARVKPLYTKYFPVADEFIAKDYPEKELIERNAIVIPTGSFVAYLGIERVESMRALYYGNKGVLRWESDRDLERKWLLEAKIRAPEVIEDPDDIDRPVIVKPHGAKGGRGYFLAQTPEEFWKKASKLGIKDKEDLKHIQIQEYVIGVPVYPHFFYSKLNKELELMSIDKRYESNADAIGRISAEQQFEIGVETSYTVVGNIPIVLRESLLMDIIEAGERAVKAAEKLMGGLWGPFCLEGVITEDMEFVVFEISARIVAGTNPFINGSPYTWLRYNEPMSTGRRIAREIRQAIEEDRLDEILT comes from the coding sequence ATGGAGTTTAGGATTGGAACATACGCCTCTCACTCTGCACTTCAAATACTTCACGGAGCAAAGCAAGAGGGGTTCAAAACAATAGCTTTTGGAAAGGCGAGGGTAAAACCACTGTATACAAAATACTTTCCCGTTGCCGATGAATTTATCGCCAAGGATTATCCCGAGAAGGAACTTATCGAGAGGAACGCAATAGTCATTCCAACCGGTTCTTTTGTTGCTTATCTCGGCATCGAGAGAGTTGAGAGCATGAGAGCGCTATACTATGGAAACAAGGGAGTTCTTCGGTGGGAAAGCGATAGGGATCTTGAGAGAAAATGGCTCTTGGAAGCAAAAATAAGGGCTCCCGAGGTCATTGAAGACCCTGATGATATAGATAGACCCGTGATAGTAAAGCCCCACGGAGCGAAAGGTGGCAGAGGGTATTTCTTAGCCCAAACACCAGAAGAGTTCTGGAAAAAAGCTTCAAAGCTTGGGATTAAGGACAAAGAAGACCTAAAGCATATCCAGATACAGGAATACGTCATAGGTGTTCCCGTTTACCCACACTTCTTCTACTCGAAGCTCAACAAAGAGCTTGAGCTTATGAGCATAGATAAGAGATACGAAAGCAATGCAGATGCAATAGGAAGGATAAGTGCAGAGCAACAGTTTGAAATTGGGGTGGAGACGAGCTACACAGTTGTGGGAAACATACCAATAGTGCTCAGAGAAAGCCTGCTCATGGATATAATCGAGGCTGGAGAAAGAGCAGTAAAAGCTGCGGAAAAACTTATGGGAGGACTTTGGGGGCCTTTCTGCCTTGAGGGAGTCATCACAGAGGACATGGAATTCGTGGTGTTTGAAATCTCAGCGAGAATCGTTGCCGGGACGAATCCCTTCATAAACGGCTCCCCTTACACATGGCTCAGATACAACGAGCCAATGAGCACTGGAAGGAGAATTGCCAGAGAGATAAGGCAGGCAATTGAAGAAGATAGACTTGACGAGATCTTAACTTAG
- the guaA gene encoding glutamine-hydrolyzing GMP synthase, which produces MWEKFIEEKVNEIRETVGDGKAIIALSGGVDSSTAAILAHKAIGDRLYAVFVNTGFLRKGEPEFVIKTFRDEFGLNLIYVDAQERFFEALKGVTDPEKKRKIIGKTFIDVFEEVAREINADFLIQGTIAPDWIESQGKIKSHHNVGGLPERLNLKLIEPLRDLYKDEVREVARELGLPEKIYKRMPFPGPGLAVRVIGEVTPEKIAIVREANAIVEEEIEKAGLKPWQAFAVLLGVKTVGVQGDIRAYKETIAVRVVESLDGMTANAMDVPFEVLQRIAFRITSEIPQVGRVLYDITNKPPATIEFE; this is translated from the coding sequence ATGTGGGAGAAATTTATTGAAGAGAAAGTTAACGAAATTAGAGAGACCGTTGGAGATGGAAAGGCAATAATAGCACTAAGCGGTGGAGTGGATAGCTCAACAGCGGCAATATTAGCTCACAAAGCCATTGGTGATAGGCTCTATGCGGTCTTCGTGAATACCGGGTTTTTGAGGAAAGGAGAGCCCGAGTTCGTTATAAAAACTTTCAGAGATGAGTTTGGTCTAAACCTAATCTATGTAGATGCCCAAGAGAGGTTTTTTGAGGCACTTAAAGGTGTAACTGATCCAGAGAAAAAGAGAAAAATCATAGGAAAAACGTTCATAGATGTCTTTGAGGAAGTGGCGAGAGAAATCAACGCCGATTTCTTAATTCAGGGCACTATAGCTCCAGACTGGATCGAAAGCCAAGGGAAGATAAAGAGCCACCACAATGTTGGCGGCTTGCCAGAGAGATTGAACCTAAAGCTCATAGAGCCCCTAAGGGACCTCTACAAAGACGAGGTGAGAGAAGTTGCAAGGGAACTCGGTTTGCCGGAGAAGATATACAAGCGCATGCCATTTCCGGGCCCAGGATTGGCAGTAAGGGTTATTGGGGAAGTGACACCGGAGAAAATAGCCATAGTAAGGGAAGCTAATGCAATAGTGGAGGAAGAGATTGAAAAAGCTGGTCTAAAGCCATGGCAGGCTTTTGCCGTGCTTTTAGGAGTTAAGACAGTTGGTGTGCAGGGAGATATAAGGGCATACAAAGAAACAATAGCCGTCAGAGTTGTCGAGAGCCTAGACGGCATGACAGCAAATGCAATGGACGTTCCCTTTGAGGTGCTCCAGAGGATAGCTTTCAGGATAACGAGCGAAATTCCACAAGTAGGAAGGGTTCTCTATGACATAACTAACAAACCTCCAGCTACAATTGAGTTTGAGTGA
- a CDS encoding class III signal peptide-containing protein, producing the protein MKKGQISLEFLFIFVLFMVLLTFSIRNITFSSEQSSDMLRIQVSEEAKLFANTISNAISQVYAQGPGAKATEYFTFKYLRDKYFLQKAFGMDEDPYLVVGYQNGTYVIILELNNTLNFTKYDTSTSVLSGIVSKQDESETTKKNFFFAQSLYHKDLSNLTVYGDALVSIQYNGTLYSPSILTLNLTPYNGVLLFPDVTPTTLKIVVEWNPDKNETWVFNSTSGELKINIKPGG; encoded by the coding sequence ATGAAAAAAGGCCAAATCTCGCTTGAGTTTCTCTTTATCTTCGTGCTGTTTATGGTACTTCTAACCTTCTCAATTAGGAATATAACTTTCTCAAGCGAACAGTCTTCGGATATGTTGAGAATTCAGGTTAGTGAAGAGGCAAAGCTGTTCGCGAACACCATTTCCAATGCAATTTCCCAAGTTTACGCCCAAGGGCCGGGAGCAAAAGCAACGGAGTACTTCACGTTCAAATATCTGAGGGATAAGTACTTTCTCCAGAAGGCCTTTGGGATGGATGAAGATCCCTATCTTGTGGTTGGATACCAGAATGGGACGTATGTTATAATACTGGAGCTGAACAACACCCTGAACTTTACTAAGTACGATACCTCCACAAGTGTGCTTTCTGGAATTGTAAGTAAGCAAGACGAGAGTGAAACAACTAAGAAAAACTTTTTCTTTGCTCAATCTTTGTATCACAAGGATTTGAGCAATCTCACGGTGTATGGAGACGCTTTAGTTAGCATTCAATACAACGGAACCCTCTATTCGCCAAGTATCTTAACCCTGAATCTAACTCCCTACAATGGTGTATTGCTTTTCCCTGATGTAACCCCAACGACTCTGAAGATAGTTGTGGAGTGGAATCCCGATAAGAACGAAACCTGGGTGTTTAACTCCACAAGTGGAGAGCTCAAGATAAACATTAAGCCCGGTGGTTAG
- a CDS encoding DUF2341 domain-containing protein — protein MKRRGFILNSAVLVLLIPMLLLLATYEDVSSQIFQAQSERVLVERSFRGIAYFDSDFQKALEISGKRALIAAIDYVTVTGEFIKQKMANETLKDLILFGTSEELSGYENLETIMQNQTIARWLALTRDYLLEQGFLIEQSDEEILNNINLTVGVLDSFTIFVKARIPNITVRDFNGKIVYSGSIPKSGNYTYAFIDIRNLEDPLFPPMTGGRYSRSIRACLYPYPELIGKPIKVLEGNGSSDKQYLLGNFSRNVNKTYIYFGDFYPGDGALAYVLLNGSLEETDRPIIVNTSIGGISISPVNVFNESDAGVLVFKNLSAGSEKGGWCALSYNYRVNITINNPSSTTLTNFQVPITLELSSNKISLPQTPNIMVYDEDCNPINFWVEEWQFSSQGAWDNVDALIWVNVTLPAKGEKTISIYFDSNAVENWGNASKVFDFYDDFESWEGWQDYGNGVVEQSSEQAYEGDYSLKKDQNNDPNGGEKLIGKTIGRGYILEGYIYRPSNWGGGNQDRLGLEEKEGSEYKGYTMGVVHNINNPNNEQIKIDRRDPSDPSVQRIGYTYIRVPEDEWYFFRMILDDLQLTFQIYTQGSAGWALRYFTTSTPYAQVLASDSTYNSFDRVVIHGGYEYYVDSLRIRKYADQMPSASVSDTIETKPAESVGIKPSSAKAYDLQPFLSCLLEQMYFGVYNGWSIFERLEGSYKNHENYEELANKTQDELGISYENKHYPIGLVSFLIPHDSFDSKLSTLFTSGLTARPLKEGQSSADYYFLQYYFGNGNETNGYRMWGVSYGTFDTPYFIFSPPGDLSFIPFFLDNQTALSILGKEAACDLLVNYPCS, from the coding sequence ATGAAGAGGAGAGGTTTTATTTTAAATTCTGCCGTTTTAGTCCTTCTCATTCCTATGCTACTTCTTTTAGCGACTTACGAAGATGTTTCTTCTCAGATATTCCAGGCACAGAGCGAAAGAGTTCTTGTGGAAAGGAGCTTTAGAGGAATTGCATACTTTGACTCTGATTTTCAAAAGGCACTTGAAATTTCCGGAAAAAGAGCATTAATAGCCGCTATAGACTATGTTACAGTCACTGGGGAATTTATAAAACAGAAAATGGCTAACGAAACCTTGAAAGATTTAATTCTCTTTGGAACCAGTGAGGAGCTTTCTGGCTATGAGAATTTGGAGACGATTATGCAAAACCAGACCATTGCAAGATGGCTCGCTTTAACAAGGGACTATCTCCTTGAGCAGGGATTTTTGATAGAGCAGAGCGACGAGGAGATATTGAACAACATAAACCTCACCGTCGGTGTTCTTGATTCCTTCACCATTTTCGTGAAGGCAAGAATTCCCAACATAACGGTGAGGGATTTTAACGGCAAGATAGTTTACAGCGGCTCCATCCCAAAGAGCGGCAACTACACTTATGCGTTTATAGACATTAGAAACCTCGAGGATCCACTATTCCCTCCAATGACGGGAGGAAGATATTCGAGATCTATTAGGGCTTGCCTTTACCCATATCCCGAGCTGATAGGAAAGCCAATAAAGGTACTCGAAGGAAATGGTAGCAGTGATAAGCAATATTTACTTGGGAACTTCTCGAGAAACGTTAATAAAACTTACATTTACTTTGGTGACTTTTATCCTGGTGATGGCGCCCTCGCTTACGTGCTTTTAAATGGCTCTCTTGAAGAAACGGATCGCCCAATAATTGTGAATACTAGCATAGGTGGAATCTCGATCTCTCCGGTGAATGTATTCAATGAGAGCGATGCGGGGGTTTTAGTCTTCAAAAACCTTAGTGCTGGGAGTGAAAAGGGAGGATGGTGTGCTTTGAGCTACAACTACAGAGTTAACATCACCATAAATAACCCCAGCTCAACAACTCTAACGAACTTTCAAGTTCCAATAACTCTGGAGCTTTCTTCCAATAAAATTTCCTTGCCTCAAACTCCAAATATCATGGTTTACGATGAAGACTGCAATCCAATTAATTTCTGGGTTGAGGAATGGCAGTTCAGTTCTCAAGGAGCTTGGGACAATGTTGATGCGTTAATATGGGTTAACGTGACTCTTCCTGCAAAGGGTGAAAAAACAATAAGCATATACTTTGATAGCAATGCAGTTGAGAATTGGGGAAATGCAAGCAAAGTATTCGACTTCTACGATGACTTTGAGTCATGGGAAGGTTGGCAAGATTATGGAAATGGTGTCGTAGAGCAATCAAGTGAACAGGCTTATGAAGGAGATTATAGCCTTAAAAAGGATCAAAACAATGATCCCAACGGTGGGGAAAAGCTCATTGGTAAAACCATTGGAAGGGGATACATATTAGAAGGATACATTTACAGACCAAGCAACTGGGGGGGAGGAAATCAGGACAGGCTTGGATTGGAGGAAAAGGAGGGTTCAGAATACAAAGGCTACACTATGGGAGTTGTCCACAACATTAACAATCCAAACAACGAGCAGATAAAGATAGACAGAAGGGATCCAAGCGATCCAAGCGTTCAAAGGATTGGATATACGTATATTCGTGTTCCCGAAGATGAATGGTACTTCTTCAGGATGATACTCGATGATCTTCAACTTACCTTCCAGATCTACACGCAAGGAAGCGCCGGTTGGGCACTTAGGTACTTCACTACTTCAACGCCATATGCCCAAGTTTTGGCTAGTGACTCTACTTACAACTCCTTTGATCGCGTAGTCATACATGGCGGTTATGAGTACTACGTTGATTCTCTGAGAATTCGCAAATACGCCGATCAAATGCCAAGTGCCAGTGTTTCGGACACAATAGAAACCAAACCTGCAGAATCTGTCGGTATAAAACCCTCCTCTGCAAAAGCCTACGATCTTCAGCCCTTCCTCAGCTGCCTCTTGGAGCAGATGTACTTTGGGGTATACAACGGATGGTCTATATTTGAGAGACTTGAAGGGAGCTATAAGAACCACGAAAACTACGAAGAGCTGGCAAATAAAACCCAAGATGAGCTTGGAATAAGTTATGAAAATAAACATTATCCAATTGGTTTGGTGAGCTTCTTGATTCCACACGATTCCTTTGACAGCAAGCTCTCTACGCTCTTTACTTCAGGCCTAACGGCTAGACCGTTAAAAGAAGGTCAGAGCAGTGCTGACTACTATTTCCTTCAATATTACTTTGGTAATGGGAATGAGACGAATGGCTACAGAATGTGGGGGGTTTCATATGGAACATTTGACACTCCCTACTTCATTTTCAGTCCACCTGGTGATTTATCTTTCATTCCCTTCTTCCTTGACAATCAGACAGCACTTTCAATATTAGGCAAAGAGGCGGCATGTGACCTGCTTGTGAACTACCCATGTAGTTGA